From the Aquitalea magnusonii genome, one window contains:
- a CDS encoding helix-turn-helix domain-containing protein yields the protein MDPLAHGLSLQFVTRLADDAADQAAFISGWQQDYAQISCGRFSGRLDELCLGRLQVFREYSARETYQQCQPWQGAIWFGIPAPGSGERLRFHGRSVPPSAVLVAMGGTDFTLRTPDDFTIYGIVLEQQVLAQRHLELFGRELPPLWLQTAAVCLAPDTHQALCGQIAELLALARQTPDSIGRQLLLDCSVDALLLALSQSAAEPLLRREGSSQRHWQWVEQARQRALQPAQNWLSVEGLCRELHVTRRTLQNGFQEVTAMSPLPFLRALRLNQVRRLLRSPVSGQESIQQLAEDWGFASPSHFSYDYRRLFGETPSQTRQRPRH from the coding sequence ATGGACCCGCTGGCACATGGCTTATCACTGCAGTTTGTCACCCGCCTGGCCGATGATGCTGCCGATCAGGCCGCCTTCATCAGTGGCTGGCAGCAGGATTACGCGCAGATCTCCTGTGGCCGTTTTTCCGGTCGGCTGGATGAGCTGTGCCTGGGGCGCTTGCAGGTGTTCCGCGAATACTCGGCCCGCGAAACCTACCAGCAATGCCAGCCGTGGCAAGGTGCCATCTGGTTTGGCATTCCGGCACCGGGCAGTGGTGAGCGCTTGCGCTTTCATGGCCGCAGCGTGCCTCCTTCCGCGGTGCTGGTGGCCATGGGCGGCACCGACTTCACCTTGCGCACCCCGGACGACTTCACCATTTACGGCATCGTGCTGGAGCAGCAGGTGCTGGCGCAGCGCCATCTGGAGCTGTTTGGCCGCGAGCTGCCGCCGCTCTGGCTGCAGACGGCTGCGGTCTGCCTGGCACCAGACACGCACCAGGCCTTGTGCGGACAGATTGCCGAACTGCTGGCGCTGGCGCGGCAAACCCCGGACAGCATTGGCCGCCAATTACTGCTGGATTGTTCGGTGGATGCCTTGCTGCTGGCCTTGTCACAGTCTGCCGCAGAACCATTGCTGCGGCGTGAGGGCAGCAGTCAGCGCCACTGGCAATGGGTGGAGCAGGCACGCCAGCGCGCCTTGCAGCCGGCGCAGAACTGGCTGAGCGTGGAGGGTTTGTGCCGTGAGCTGCATGTGACACGCCGTACCCTGCAGAACGGCTTTCAGGAAGTCACCGCCATGAGTCCGCTGCCTTTCCTGCGCGCACTCCGGCTTAATCAGGTGCGTCGCCTGCTGCGCTCACCGGTCAGCGGGCAGGAGAGTATCCAGCAACTGGCCGAAGACTGGGGTTTTGCCAGTCCCAGCCATTTCAGCTACGACTATCGCCGCCTGTTTGGCGAAACGCCCAGCCAGACCCGGCAGCGGCCACGCCACTAA